From a region of the Desulfuromonas sp. KJ2020 genome:
- a CDS encoding beta-ketoacyl-ACP synthase III, protein MNKRPCMEVLGTGRAVPEKILTNQDLEKMVDTSDEWILARTGIRQRHIAEPGVPLSFFAARAAREALADAGVAAEEIDLIILGTVTGDSKFPATACVVQDLIGASKAAAFDISAACSGFLYGLQLAESMMAIQGYRRILLIGGEILSSMVNWQDRDTCVLFGDGVGAVVLGPGQGACGILSTTIHSDGAFRDLLYSPGCGSLNPPSHENVDKMLHTIRMEGREVFRHAVTSMADALNQALDMAGVVVEDLDLLIPHQANLRIIEAVGKRFRLSPDKIYVNVDRFGNTSAASIPIALDEARKTGRIASGSLVGMVTFGAGFTWAAAVVRF, encoded by the coding sequence ACTTCAGATGAATGGATTTTGGCGCGAACGGGCATTCGGCAACGGCATATCGCCGAACCGGGGGTGCCTCTCTCCTTCTTTGCCGCCCGGGCTGCCCGGGAAGCTCTTGCGGATGCCGGAGTCGCCGCGGAGGAAATAGATCTGATTATTCTCGGCACGGTGACTGGGGACAGCAAGTTCCCCGCCACCGCCTGTGTAGTTCAAGACCTGATCGGAGCCAGCAAGGCGGCCGCTTTTGATATTTCGGCGGCCTGTTCCGGCTTTCTCTACGGGTTGCAGTTGGCTGAAAGCATGATGGCCATTCAGGGGTATCGACGGATATTGTTGATCGGGGGCGAAATTCTTTCCTCTATGGTGAATTGGCAAGATCGCGATACTTGTGTCCTGTTCGGAGATGGCGTGGGCGCCGTCGTGCTCGGCCCGGGACAGGGGGCATGTGGAATTCTTAGTACCACGATCCATAGTGATGGCGCTTTTCGGGACCTTCTCTATAGCCCCGGTTGCGGCAGTCTGAATCCCCCCAGCCATGAAAACGTCGACAAGATGCTGCATACCATTCGTATGGAAGGTCGCGAAGTGTTCCGCCACGCGGTGACATCCATGGCCGATGCGCTCAATCAGGCTCTTGATATGGCCGGCGTTGTCGTGGAAGACCTGGACCTGCTGATCCCTCACCAAGCTAACCTTCGCATAATCGAGGCCGTCGGCAAACGCTTCCGGCTTTCTCCTGACAAAATATACGTCAACGTGGATCGTTTCGGCAACACCTCGGCTGCCTCCATTCCCATCGCGCTAGATGAGGCACGCAAAACCGGGCGCATTGCTTCAGGTTCCCTCGTCGGCATGGTGACGTTCGGTGCCGGATTTACCTGGGCGGCCGCCGTGGTCCGTTTCTGA
- a CDS encoding NapC/NirT family cytochrome c has protein sequence MGNLKNILDAFFKGIARSRVSLIGAIITTAVFPFLLGLVIIDSLWHIDNPYMGAIIYMILGPAFMGGLAMVFVGLFFLKGKEEVRLFTLDYLKEHFTDETRFARVRKLIFLGIFLTGANLFIFSLLGYSGYHYLESNAFCGKFCHTVMEPEYTAYQNSPHSRVNCVECHIGSGATWFVKSKISGARQLFAVALDTYPRPIETPVHGLRPARETCEECHQPEKFHGEKLIVNDKFLADDKNTHVQTVMLMKIGSAGNLAENAHGIHWHVAPENTITYQSDEKRLTIPVVTLTRADGTQTVFRSSTQEEIEHLETREMDCIDCHNRPTHIYRSPEAALDEKLLSGKIPRQLPFVKEQALIAITDSYTSQEEAEAAIAERLTAWYEERYPDLLASKPQWLQTAIRGTQEAYRQNVWPSMNIAWNTYINHIGHGESFDIGCFRCHDDMHESEDGQTISGDCMTCHVILAENEENPEVLRKLRGE, from the coding sequence ATGGGAAACCTGAAAAACATTCTGGATGCCTTTTTTAAAGGCATAGCTCGCAGCAGAGTTTCTCTGATCGGAGCCATTATCACCACGGCAGTATTCCCCTTTCTGCTTGGATTGGTGATAATCGATTCCCTGTGGCACATTGACAATCCCTACATGGGGGCCATCATTTACATGATTCTCGGCCCCGCCTTCATGGGTGGACTGGCGATGGTCTTTGTGGGCCTTTTTTTCCTGAAGGGAAAAGAGGAAGTCCGTCTTTTTACCCTCGATTATCTGAAAGAGCATTTTACCGACGAAACGCGGTTTGCCCGCGTACGCAAACTTATTTTTCTCGGCATCTTTCTGACCGGCGCCAACCTTTTCATCTTTTCCCTGCTCGGATACAGCGGCTACCATTACCTCGAATCCAATGCCTTTTGCGGCAAATTCTGCCACACGGTCATGGAACCGGAATATACTGCCTACCAAAATTCACCCCACTCGCGGGTCAACTGTGTCGAGTGCCACATCGGCTCAGGTGCCACCTGGTTCGTGAAATCAAAAATATCCGGGGCCAGGCAGTTGTTCGCCGTCGCCCTCGACACCTATCCGCGTCCCATTGAAACGCCTGTTCATGGCTTGCGCCCCGCCCGTGAGACCTGTGAAGAATGTCATCAGCCTGAAAAGTTCCACGGCGAAAAGCTCATCGTCAACGACAAGTTTTTGGCAGACGACAAAAACACCCACGTTCAGACGGTAATGCTGATGAAAATCGGATCGGCTGGAAATCTGGCGGAAAATGCCCACGGCATCCACTGGCATGTCGCGCCTGAAAACACCATCACCTATCAATCCGACGAAAAACGCCTGACCATACCCGTCGTCACCCTGACCCGGGCCGACGGCACCCAGACCGTTTTTCGCTCGAGCACTCAAGAAGAAATTGAACATCTGGAAACAAGGGAAATGGATTGTATCGATTGCCACAATCGTCCCACGCACATTTATCGCAGTCCGGAGGCAGCCCTGGATGAAAAACTCCTATCCGGGAAAATTCCCAGGCAATTGCCTTTCGTCAAAGAACAGGCTCTTATCGCCATCACAGACAGCTATACCAGCCAGGAAGAAGCGGAGGCCGCCATCGCCGAGCGCCTGACGGCATGGTACGAAGAACGATATCCTGACCTGCTGGCCTCTAAACCCCAATGGCTGCAGACAGCCATACGCGGGACCCAGGAAGCCTACCGACAAAACGTCTGGCCCAGCATGAATATTGCCTGGAACACCTACATTAATCATATTGGGCATGGGGAAAGCTTCGATATCGGCTGCTTTCGCTGCCATGATGACATGCACGAAAGCGAGGATGGCCAGACGATCTCCGGCGACTGCATGACCTGTCATGTCATTCTGGCTGAAAATGAAGAAAATCCGGAGGTTCTTCGAAAACTGCGGGGTGAGTAA
- the nrfD gene encoding NrfD/PsrC family molybdoenzyme membrane anchor subunit, which yields MLAVRNVWRVKNARGPKIGLGKEWGCTPGFRKEFSGWSTNRWKGKDVMDQTPKTQRMTLNEIESIVSGRLLSGGAGYYFGVIISALLVVAAVVAGVHSFIVGHEHTYGVTREVPWGILIATYVFFVVTSTGLCLVSSIGHVFGVESYMPIAKRSVFLSIATILAGFFVIAFEIKLPWRMAIYNVISPNITSNIWWMGTLYGVYLVLMIFEFLFLNLNKHKLAVAMGFGGAVAGIAAHSNLGAVFGLLMGREFWHGPYMSIYFIASAMMTGTAVIFLFHYLAYKVNGEDLSLDGPMVASLDVVRRLGILLICVIIFFTTWKMVAGVAGMPGGKYEAVMALVKGPYAINFWLFEAGFGLIFPLLLFIISKGKNLMMMFVGSAMMIIGIFVMRYDLVIVGQIVPVYHELGVNEFSHLLSYTPSFHEIIITLGGFGVAFFLFLVGEKLFAGHKVEHH from the coding sequence ATGTTGGCGGTGCGCAACGTATGGCGAGTTAAAAACGCGCGGGGACCGAAAATTGGCTTAGGCAAGGAGTGGGGCTGTACGCCGGGTTTCCGTAAAGAATTTTCAGGTTGGTCAACAAATAGGTGGAAAGGGAAGGATGTTATGGATCAGACGCCAAAAACCCAGAGAATGACCTTGAATGAGATTGAAAGCATTGTCTCCGGACGACTGCTTTCCGGTGGTGCCGGATATTATTTCGGTGTCATCATTTCCGCGCTGCTGGTCGTGGCTGCGGTCGTTGCCGGTGTTCACTCCTTTATCGTCGGACATGAGCACACTTACGGGGTAACCAGAGAGGTGCCCTGGGGGATTCTCATTGCGACCTATGTCTTCTTTGTCGTCACCTCCACTGGACTCTGTCTCGTGTCTTCTATCGGGCACGTTTTTGGAGTCGAGTCGTACATGCCAATAGCCAAACGATCGGTCTTTCTCTCCATTGCGACTATCTTGGCTGGATTTTTTGTTATTGCCTTCGAAATTAAACTCCCTTGGCGGATGGCAATTTACAATGTCATTTCTCCCAACATCACCTCCAATATCTGGTGGATGGGTACTCTCTACGGGGTTTACCTTGTCTTGATGATATTTGAATTTCTCTTCCTCAATCTGAACAAGCACAAGTTGGCGGTGGCAATGGGTTTCGGTGGCGCTGTTGCTGGTATCGCCGCCCACAGTAACCTCGGCGCTGTTTTTGGCCTCCTTATGGGCCGGGAATTTTGGCACGGGCCCTACATGTCCATTTACTTTATCGCCTCGGCCATGATGACTGGTACCGCCGTTATTTTCCTTTTTCATTATCTCGCCTACAAGGTCAACGGCGAAGATCTGAGCCTTGATGGCCCGATGGTGGCTTCCCTTGACGTAGTTCGTCGTCTCGGGATCCTGCTCATCTGCGTCATCATCTTCTTTACTACCTGGAAAATGGTTGCTGGTGTTGCTGGCATGCCCGGCGGTAAGTACGAAGCGGTCATGGCTCTGGTTAAAGGGCCTTACGCCATTAACTTCTGGCTGTTCGAGGCCGGTTTCGGCCTGATATTCCCGCTGCTCCTTTTTATTATCTCCAAGGGTAAAAACCTGATGATGATGTTCGTTGGGTCCGCCATGATGATCATCGGTATTTTTGTCATGCGCTATGATCTGGTGATCGTCGGCCAGATTGTCCCGGTTTATCATGAACTCGGCGTCAATGAGTTCAGTCACCTCCTGTCCTATACCCCCTCCTTCCACGAGATCATTATCACTCTCGGTGGTTTTGGGGTGGCATTCTTTCTTTTCCTGGTGGGAGAGAAGCTTTTTGCCGGACACAAAGTCGAACATCATTGA
- a CDS encoding 4Fe-4S dicluster domain-containing protein — protein MKKNKVEFDGLQNEGVENAPVEDRRRFLKMGLALTGVFAGGTLYSATSAVNKVYASAGEYAKKYPYKPHYSMIMHQDRCIDCERCMVACVKTNDVPEYGYRTTILEREVKDAVGQKREFIPVLCNHCNLPQCTRVCPTRATYKDKTTGIVMMNATKCIGCLTCQQGCPYNARYFSEEKHAVDKCNFCIDTRLSKGETLTACSEACPADVRVFGDLSDPNSRIYREVHQIEKTVWVLRPEAGTRPNVFYTRG, from the coding sequence ATGAAGAAAAATAAGGTCGAATTCGACGGCTTGCAGAATGAAGGAGTAGAGAATGCTCCCGTAGAGGATCGACGTCGTTTTCTAAAAATGGGCCTGGCCCTCACCGGCGTCTTTGCTGGCGGTACTCTTTACTCCGCCACCTCGGCAGTAAACAAGGTTTATGCTTCGGCCGGCGAATATGCCAAGAAATATCCGTACAAGCCCCATTACAGCATGATCATGCATCAGGATCGCTGTATTGACTGCGAGCGCTGCATGGTGGCTTGCGTTAAGACCAACGATGTGCCCGAATACGGTTACAGAACGACCATCCTCGAAAGGGAAGTCAAGGACGCCGTTGGCCAAAAACGAGAATTTATACCCGTCCTTTGCAATCACTGCAACCTTCCCCAGTGCACCAGGGTTTGCCCGACTCGCGCCACGTATAAAGATAAGACTACCGGCATCGTCATGATGAACGCTACTAAATGTATCGGGTGTTTGACCTGCCAGCAAGGGTGCCCCTACAATGCTCGCTATTTCAGCGAGGAAAAACATGCGGTTGACAAATGCAATTTCTGCATCGATACGCGCCTGTCCAAAGGCGAGACCCTGACGGCCTGCTCTGAAGCATGCCCGGCCGATGTCAGGGTGTTTGGTGATCTTTCGGATCCCAATAGCCGTATTTACCGCGAGGTTCATCAGATCGAGAAAACCGTCTGGGTTCTTCGGCCTGAGGCCGGTACACGCCCCAATGTTTTCTATACTCGCGGATAA
- a CDS encoding cytochrome c3 family protein, which translates to MKKFMLRASGAILLTLLATAPALWAEEDDFGGPEIAYEQPVKGVFFSHKTHVGDYGFSCDSCHDGIFDMMVGAAYENGDFTMDSLYQGKYCGACHDGSMAFAANTQCATCHVQDGGDVIYTEPVTGVLFSHDAHGQAGLDCASCHDGLFEMRSLAAQENANFVMEALYQGEYCGACHDGSMAFASDTQCATCHIGVKGYRRATGSAAKEQSGH; encoded by the coding sequence ATGAAGAAGTTCATGTTGCGCGCATCTGGCGCCATATTGTTGACGTTGTTGGCGACGGCGCCGGCCCTTTGGGCCGAGGAAGACGACTTTGGCGGTCCGGAGATCGCCTATGAGCAGCCGGTCAAAGGGGTATTTTTCAGTCATAAAACGCATGTGGGTGACTATGGCTTTTCTTGCGACAGTTGCCATGACGGGATCTTTGACATGATGGTCGGCGCCGCCTATGAAAATGGCGACTTTACGATGGACAGCCTGTATCAGGGCAAATACTGTGGTGCCTGCCACGACGGGTCTATGGCTTTTGCCGCCAATACCCAGTGTGCCACCTGTCATGTGCAGGATGGCGGCGATGTGATCTACACCGAGCCGGTCACGGGGGTTCTCTTCAGCCACGATGCCCACGGCCAAGCCGGTCTGGATTGTGCCAGTTGCCACGACGGGCTCTTCGAGATGCGTTCTCTCGCCGCCCAGGAAAATGCCAACTTCGTCATGGAGGCTCTTTACCAGGGCGAGTATTGCGGTGCCTGCCATGACGGCTCCATGGCTTTCGCTTCCGATACTCAATGCGCGACCTGCCATATCGGTGTCAAGGGGTATAGGCGGGCCACCGGTTCTGCAGCAAAAGAGCAATCCGGTCATTAA
- a CDS encoding sigma-54-dependent Fis family transcriptional regulator — MPKVDHCKQLTVILNSVADGVFTVDDRMRITLFNKAAEEITGFTEEEAMGRHCHDIFRTDVCFTSCPVKEALESGQPVINREVDIITKEGKKVPISISASVLKDENGKPLGGVETFRDQSLIYALKKEIEEKYTFHDLVSRNPAMRRLFDVLPDIASSEATVLLKGESGTGKELFAQAIHDLSPRRKGPLVIVNCGALPEPLLEAEIFGARRGAYTGSIENRPGRLEMAEGGTLFLDEIGDLPLPLQVKLLRVLENHEYQPLGARSPQKADVRFLTATNCDLEDMVEKGTFRRDLFFRINVVALQIPPLRERPEDVPLLIDVFLDRFNRTYGKKIRGFSGEALQLLLSHSYPGNVRELLNLVEQTVILCRSGEIGVEHLPAGFLEASDRDEDVSFGRRSRINKAILQDLLARYEGNRTKVAKELGVDRTTLWRWMKKFDLSN, encoded by the coding sequence ATGCCCAAAGTAGACCACTGCAAACAGTTGACCGTCATATTGAACAGCGTCGCCGACGGTGTCTTCACTGTTGACGATCGTATGCGGATCACTCTTTTCAATAAGGCCGCAGAGGAAATTACGGGGTTTACCGAAGAAGAGGCCATGGGGCGCCATTGCCATGATATTTTCCGCACGGATGTCTGCTTTACGTCCTGCCCTGTCAAGGAAGCTCTGGAGTCTGGGCAACCGGTTATAAACCGCGAGGTTGATATTATCACCAAGGAGGGAAAGAAAGTCCCCATCTCGATCAGTGCATCGGTGCTGAAGGATGAAAATGGTAAGCCTTTGGGTGGTGTGGAGACCTTTCGGGACCAATCTCTGATTTACGCTCTCAAAAAAGAGATAGAAGAAAAATACACATTTCATGATCTGGTCAGTCGCAATCCCGCTATGCGACGCCTTTTTGATGTTTTGCCCGATATTGCCTCCAGCGAAGCGACCGTGTTGTTAAAAGGAGAAAGTGGGACGGGAAAAGAGCTTTTTGCGCAGGCCATTCATGACTTAAGTCCCAGACGGAAGGGGCCCTTAGTTATTGTCAACTGTGGTGCCCTGCCCGAGCCTCTTCTAGAGGCCGAAATATTCGGGGCCCGACGAGGTGCCTATACTGGGTCCATCGAGAATCGGCCCGGGCGCCTTGAAATGGCCGAGGGAGGCACGCTTTTTCTCGATGAAATTGGAGACTTGCCTCTCCCTTTGCAGGTAAAGCTGCTCCGCGTTCTGGAAAATCATGAATATCAGCCCTTAGGAGCGAGAAGCCCACAAAAGGCTGATGTCCGCTTTCTTACGGCCACAAACTGTGATCTCGAAGATATGGTCGAAAAAGGCACTTTCCGTCGGGACCTGTTTTTTCGAATCAATGTGGTGGCGTTGCAAATTCCTCCTCTGCGAGAGCGCCCGGAGGATGTTCCTTTGTTGATCGATGTTTTTCTGGACCGCTTTAATCGGACCTACGGTAAGAAGATCAGGGGCTTTTCCGGAGAGGCGCTTCAACTTCTCCTCAGTCATTCATATCCCGGCAATGTAAGAGAACTTCTGAACCTGGTCGAACAGACCGTTATCCTTTGTCGAAGCGGGGAGATAGGGGTCGAGCATCTTCCCGCCGGATTCCTCGAGGCCAGCGACCGCGATGAAGACGTCAGTTTCGGCCGACGAAGTCGCATTAATAAGGCCATTCTTCAAGATTTGCTTGCCCGTTACGAAGGAAACCGGACCAAGGTCGCCAAGGAATTGGGGGTGGATCGGACCACCTTGTGGCGTTGGATGAAAAAATTTGATTTAAGCAACTAA
- a CDS encoding NifB/NifX family molybdenum-iron cluster-binding protein: MRIAITARGSHPSSEVDECFGRAYWFLIFETKNGDYIAVDNSEIRNSQENAGVKAADLLEDKKVDVLLTGETGPKAFRSLLEKGIKVCHGASGAVEDALNAWLRGEMTEAEHANSPGSPYCLVVQSKTTQVDAPKVLLDLLKT, from the coding sequence GTGAGGATCGCCATTACAGCCAGAGGGTCCCACCCTTCCAGTGAGGTTGATGAATGTTTTGGGCGAGCGTATTGGTTTCTGATTTTTGAAACAAAAAACGGAGACTATATCGCCGTCGATAATTCTGAAATTAGAAATTCGCAGGAAAATGCTGGAGTCAAAGCAGCAGACCTGCTTGAGGATAAAAAAGTTGATGTGCTGTTGACGGGAGAGACCGGTCCGAAAGCTTTCAGGTCACTACTGGAAAAGGGGATAAAGGTGTGTCATGGAGCCTCTGGGGCAGTCGAAGATGCTCTAAACGCTTGGTTAAGAGGAGAGATGACTGAGGCTGAGCACGCCAATAGCCCAGGTAGTCCCTATTGCCTGGTCGTTCAATCAAAAACTACACAGGTCGATGCACCTAAGGTCCTACTCGATCTGCTGAAAACATAG
- a CDS encoding cytochrome c3 family protein, with the protein MKFCRIFTVVLGVWLLGTAAPALAKMAPDPNACLQCHEDVVSAAEFMDSVHGKNACTSCHVEVTDLDEHLAGNIEISPVNCATCHSTEDKAHADSVHAESGIGCVECHSDIHGQQKMDNSKVALVEKCSECHDVESYVQSSHGMAIAAGKNDSAACNDCHGVHNIARVPDPDTAEGGAFKSAPCIECHADEEKMKHAGVNAHAVETYLESYHGKNYRLGFPQQSAGCADCHSGHGVLPPSHAESTIGEAKIVETCATCHPKATAQFTKFYAHGDHGDRENYPIMYYTFISMTGLLVGTFAVFWIHTLLWMFRGFVENRQKAAALAAGHEEHHISEAHKQYRRFEKRHIFLHLTVIISFLGLSLTGLPLKFADQPWAQTMMSFFGGVHYAGLIHRGCAILTFYYFVGAILMSIDFLFIRKDIKAHPFVRLFGPDSLMPNFRDVRDVTAMVRWFFFKGPKPTFERWTYWEKFDFLAVFWGMFAIGGSGLLLWFPEIFGTFLPGWMFNVATIVHSDEALLATGFIFTVHFFNTHGRPEKFPMDFVIFNGQMSKEEFIEERGDQWKRYEEEGTTENYVVTKPSGVLYDFFFKGFGFLAFFTGITLAILMLYAFISG; encoded by the coding sequence ATGAAGTTCTGCCGAATTTTCACTGTAGTCCTTGGTGTGTGGCTGCTGGGCACTGCTGCCCCTGCCCTGGCCAAAATGGCCCCCGATCCGAATGCCTGTCTTCAGTGTCATGAAGATGTGGTATCAGCCGCCGAATTTATGGATTCGGTCCACGGAAAAAATGCCTGTACAAGCTGCCATGTAGAAGTTACCGATCTGGATGAGCACTTAGCAGGGAATATTGAAATAAGCCCGGTAAATTGCGCCACCTGTCATTCCACTGAGGATAAAGCTCACGCTGACAGCGTGCATGCCGAAAGCGGTATTGGCTGCGTTGAGTGCCACTCGGACATTCATGGCCAGCAAAAAATGGATAATTCCAAAGTGGCCTTGGTGGAAAAATGCAGTGAGTGCCACGATGTCGAAAGCTATGTCCAGTCAAGCCATGGGATGGCAATTGCGGCCGGCAAAAATGATTCCGCTGCCTGTAACGATTGCCATGGTGTTCACAACATAGCCAGGGTTCCGGACCCGGATACGGCAGAAGGTGGCGCCTTCAAATCAGCACCCTGTATTGAATGTCACGCCGACGAAGAAAAAATGAAGCATGCCGGCGTCAATGCCCATGCGGTAGAAACCTACCTCGAAAGCTATCATGGTAAGAACTACCGCCTTGGCTTTCCTCAGCAGTCCGCTGGCTGTGCCGATTGCCACAGTGGTCATGGCGTTCTGCCGCCCAGTCATGCCGAGTCGACTATCGGCGAGGCGAAGATTGTCGAAACCTGTGCCACCTGCCATCCTAAAGCTACAGCTCAATTTACTAAATTTTATGCTCATGGCGATCATGGGGATCGGGAAAATTACCCGATCATGTATTACACCTTTATCAGTATGACGGGTCTTCTGGTCGGAACGTTTGCCGTATTCTGGATTCACACTCTCCTGTGGATGTTCCGCGGTTTTGTAGAAAACAGACAGAAGGCTGCCGCTCTGGCTGCAGGACACGAAGAACATCATATCTCAGAAGCACACAAACAATATCGACGGTTTGAAAAACGTCATATATTCCTGCATCTTACCGTAATAATCAGTTTCCTTGGGCTGTCCCTCACCGGTTTGCCTTTAAAGTTTGCTGATCAGCCTTGGGCTCAAACAATGATGTCGTTCTTTGGTGGCGTCCATTATGCAGGCCTTATTCACCGAGGGTGCGCGATCCTGACGTTCTACTATTTTGTCGGCGCCATCCTGATGAGCATCGACTTCCTGTTTATCCGCAAGGACATCAAGGCCCACCCGTTTGTGAGGCTGTTCGGCCCCGACTCTTTGATGCCTAACTTCCGGGATGTCCGCGATGTAACCGCGATGGTGCGCTGGTTCTTTTTCAAAGGGCCCAAGCCGACTTTTGAGCGGTGGACTTACTGGGAAAAATTTGATTTCCTCGCTGTCTTTTGGGGTATGTTTGCTATCGGCGGTTCCGGGCTGTTGCTGTGGTTCCCAGAAATCTTCGGAACCTTCCTGCCTGGCTGGATGTTCAATGTGGCGACGATTGTCCATTCCGACGAGGCGTTGCTGGCCACAGGGTTCATTTTTACCGTCCACTTTTTCAACACCCATGGACGTCCGGAAAAATTCCCTATGGATTTTGTTATCTTCAATGGCCAAATGTCCAAAGAAGAGTTTATTGAAGAGCGCGGCGATCAATGGAAGCGTTACGAAGAAGAGGGCACGACGGAGAATTACGTCGTCACTAAACCCAGTGGAGTGCTGTATGATTTCTTCTTCAAAGGGTTTGGTTTCCTTGCTTTCTTTACAGGAATCACCCTGGCTATCCTGATGTTGTACGCTTTCATCAGCGGATAG
- the atpE gene encoding ATP synthase F0 subunit C, with product MEFFAWCMIAAGFGMAIGSFGTGLGQGLAIKSAVEGVARNPGASGKILTTMMIGLAMIESLAIYVFVVAMIILFANPFTENVLQLLAK from the coding sequence ATGGAATTTTTTGCTTGGTGCATGATCGCTGCAGGTTTCGGTATGGCTATCGGTTCTTTCGGAACCGGCCTTGGCCAGGGTCTCGCTATTAAGAGCGCTGTTGAAGGTGTTGCTCGCAATCCCGGCGCTAGCGGAAAAATCCTGACCACCATGATGATCGGTCTGGCGATGATCGAGTCTCTTGCTATCTACGTTTTCGTTGTAGCAATGATCATCCTCTTCGCCAACCCCTTCACCGAAAACGTCCTGCAGCTTCTCGCGAAGTAA
- the atpB gene encoding F0F1 ATP synthase subunit A: protein MTHPFLFLQWLEQQFHVHIGEHVTYTWFVMILLILVAFLASRSVQIVPKGMQNFMEVVVSGVENLIEETMGPKGKAYFPLIATFALFILVSNLIALIPGFYPPTANLNTNGALALTVFAMTHIIGLKEHGISYLKHFMGPILVLAPLIFIIEIIGHLARPLSLSLRLFGNMYGHEIVLMIFLALVPFLLPVPMMLMGVLVAFIQAFVFTLLAMIYIAGALEEAH from the coding sequence ATGACTCATCCGTTTCTCTTTTTGCAATGGCTTGAACAGCAATTTCATGTTCACATCGGCGAACACGTGACCTACACCTGGTTCGTCATGATCCTGCTTATTCTGGTCGCCTTTCTCGCTTCGCGCAGCGTACAAATAGTGCCCAAAGGAATGCAGAACTTCATGGAAGTAGTCGTTTCCGGGGTAGAAAACCTTATTGAAGAGACAATGGGACCCAAGGGAAAAGCCTACTTTCCCTTGATCGCGACTTTTGCTCTGTTCATTTTGGTTTCCAATTTGATCGCCCTCATTCCCGGCTTCTATCCGCCTACGGCCAACCTCAACACCAACGGCGCCCTGGCTTTAACTGTCTTCGCCATGACCCATATCATTGGTCTTAAAGAACATGGAATCAGCTATTTGAAGCATTTCATGGGGCCCATTCTTGTGCTGGCTCCTCTTATTTTCATCATTGAAATAATCGGCCATCTGGCTCGACCGCTGTCGCTCTCTTTGCGTTTGTTCGGAAACATGTACGGGCATGAAATCGTCCTTATGATCTTCCTTGCTCTGGTGCCATTCCTCCTCCCCGTACCAATGATGCTGATGGGCGTTCTGGTCGCCTTTATCCAGGCCTTTGTTTTCACGCTACTGGCAATGATCTACATTGCCGGCGCGCTTGAGGAAGCTCACTAA
- a CDS encoding ATP synthase subunit I: MNDDTQLLRDLSRRNWLILGILVALSSFSTSLPFVLGVLTGGLVAITGYHWLHFSLKKLIGDPQQQSARGFKLSYFIRLGALAASLVVLIVVLKVHPVGLALGLSVVVINIMWTTLKRSF, encoded by the coding sequence ATGAATGACGATACCCAGTTGCTGCGTGACCTGTCCCGCCGCAACTGGCTCATTCTCGGAATCCTGGTGGCCCTGAGCAGTTTCAGTACATCACTTCCGTTTGTTCTAGGTGTGCTAACCGGAGGACTTGTAGCCATAACGGGTTATCACTGGCTGCACTTCTCACTGAAAAAGCTTATAGGAGATCCACAACAACAATCCGCCAGAGGCTTCAAACTCAGCTATTTTATTCGGCTGGGAGCCTTGGCCGCATCTCTGGTTGTCCTGATTGTCGTATTGAAGGTACATCCTGTCGGCCTGGCGCTGGGATTGTCGGTTGTGGTTATCAACATTATGTGGACGACCCTGAAACGTTCTTTCTGA
- a CDS encoding AtpZ/AtpI family protein gives MAEDRRQLIKTVGFLSSVGISMVASTFIGLAMGYYLDRWLDTSPWLTLIFLLLGIISGFRNIYILTDRELKRQEKENQDSSGNE, from the coding sequence ATGGCTGAAGATAGACGTCAACTGATCAAGACCGTTGGATTCCTGTCGAGTGTGGGGATATCCATGGTTGCCAGCACCTTTATCGGACTGGCCATGGGCTACTACCTGGACCGGTGGCTTGATACCTCACCCTGGCTTACCCTAATATTTCTTCTTCTGGGGATCATCTCAGGCTTTCGGAATATCTACATACTGACCGATCGCGAGCTTAAACGGCAGGAGAAGGAAAATCAGGACTCCAGCGGAAATGAATGA